A single Lysinibacter sp. HNR DNA region contains:
- a CDS encoding agmatine deiminase family protein has protein sequence MNSRRHFLTRLAYVTGLGGLTSPILAKLPDRVTSTGPGAATWRMPDEHGPQERVFLAFAAQSRVWGTQADAVNRAVARLARTIAHHQPVSVLCRPAQRKQAQNHCGSDNTEFLEVPLDDIWVRDYGGCFVTDGKDRLGLVDFNFKGWGGKQGARNDGAVAPWLAQVTGATLLESNLVGEGGGIEVDGHGTAILTESCWVNDNRNPSRSRADIEAELKHNLGLRRVIWLPGIVSKDITDAHVDFYARFVRPGVVIANLDNDPESYDYDLTREHLRILRKATDADGRRLQVHTLPPPLDGRDNVHTRNNDDLALGYINYLPINGAVVAPHFGDDAADGYCRELLEDLYPGRVIELVNIDEIASGGGGIHCVTKNMPKV, from the coding sequence GTGAATAGTCGTCGTCATTTTCTCACCCGGTTGGCTTATGTCACCGGCCTTGGTGGTTTGACCTCACCGATCCTGGCCAAGTTACCGGACCGCGTGACTTCGACGGGGCCCGGAGCGGCTACCTGGCGGATGCCTGACGAGCACGGCCCGCAGGAACGAGTTTTCCTGGCCTTCGCCGCGCAATCCCGCGTGTGGGGAACACAGGCAGACGCGGTGAACAGGGCCGTGGCCCGGCTGGCCCGCACAATCGCCCACCACCAGCCGGTCAGCGTACTGTGCCGCCCGGCGCAGCGGAAGCAGGCACAGAACCACTGCGGCAGCGACAACACCGAGTTCCTAGAGGTACCGTTGGATGATATCTGGGTGCGTGATTACGGCGGATGCTTCGTCACTGACGGCAAAGACAGGTTAGGCTTGGTTGATTTCAATTTTAAGGGATGGGGAGGCAAGCAGGGTGCACGCAACGACGGCGCGGTGGCACCATGGCTGGCACAGGTAACCGGCGCAACGCTTCTGGAGAGCAATCTAGTTGGGGAAGGGGGCGGTATCGAAGTCGATGGCCACGGTACAGCTATCCTTACCGAAAGCTGCTGGGTAAACGACAACCGCAATCCGAGCCGGTCACGCGCGGACATCGAGGCAGAACTGAAGCACAACCTTGGCCTACGCAGGGTGATCTGGCTGCCCGGCATAGTCAGTAAGGACATCACCGATGCACACGTGGATTTCTATGCACGCTTCGTGCGTCCGGGTGTGGTGATCGCCAATTTGGATAACGACCCGGAGTCCTACGACTACGATCTAACCCGCGAGCACCTGCGGATCCTGCGCAAGGCCACCGATGCCGATGGTCGTCGCCTGCAGGTGCACACGCTGCCACCGCCGCTGGACGGACGCGACAACGTACATACTCGCAACAACGACGATCTGGCGCTGGGCTATATCAACTACCTGCCGATCAACGGTGCGGTGGTTGCTCCACACTTCGGTGATGACGCAGCCGATGGATACTGCCGCGAACTGCTGGAGGACCTGTACCCCGGCCGGGTGATCGAACTGGTGAACATCGACGAGATCGCCAGCGGTGGTGGTGGGATCCACTGCGTGACCAAGAACATGCCGAAGGTGTAG
- a CDS encoding CoA-binding protein: MNATSSSQLATTQLANGLSCDLPADSPLAKLLSSQRTWLGPTAKERLGFLRQAKSIAIVGASPNPARSSYFVGTYLQQSSDYRVYFVNPNADQILGEKAYPDLASLPEVVDIVVVFRRASDIPSVIDSVVAAGSPTIWVQLGIWNEEAAYYGEEKGLTVVMDRCIKIEHARFHGGLHLLGFDTGQITSRKTLR; encoded by the coding sequence ATGAACGCGACGTCATCCTCACAGCTCGCCACCACCCAGCTTGCCAACGGTCTGAGTTGCGACCTACCGGCTGACTCCCCCCTCGCTAAACTACTCAGTTCGCAGCGGACCTGGCTCGGCCCAACCGCAAAAGAAAGGTTGGGATTCCTCCGACAGGCTAAATCAATCGCGATTGTAGGAGCCTCCCCCAACCCCGCCCGCTCCAGCTACTTCGTGGGAACCTACCTGCAGCAGTCAAGCGACTATCGAGTATATTTTGTCAATCCCAATGCCGATCAGATCCTCGGCGAAAAGGCCTACCCGGATCTGGCTTCCCTCCCCGAGGTGGTGGACATCGTGGTGGTATTCCGCCGAGCAAGCGATATTCCCTCGGTGATCGATAGTGTTGTAGCCGCCGGTAGCCCCACCATCTGGGTTCAGCTTGGCATCTGGAACGAGGAAGCCGCATACTACGGTGAAGAAAAAGGGCTCACAGTAGTTATGGATCGCTGTATCAAAATTGAGCACGCACGCTTTCACGGGGGACTCCATCTACTCGGTTTTGATACCGGGCAGATTACCTCCCGCAAAACGCTTCGTTAG
- a CDS encoding GMC oxidoreductase, translating into MVPISGPGNLQYPSPAPEHSHNLVIGSGFGASVTALRLAESGSRVTMLERGSRWPRDPWRKIFSNDTFPDGRAQWFRNSFTGLNGIPVYFDRFGGVLDVTQYQQMQVWRGAAVGGGSIVFTGVLIQPERRFFDSVFTGRVNYDEMDQKYYPLARKMLDASPVPPDIYSTAPFGHSRVWDAQAAQAGYTPNRSTPSLSGIPFARSSPSAREHQPLSERATTVTQTAQSTTSLQNYLAQAEATSRVTIHPRHVVRAIAQQTDGKFWVQVDIVEPDGTLTRSRTLTCNRLFLGAGSIGTSELLVRARSLGTLPRLNQHVGEGWGNNGDAALMRTFSLSPGLTQASPSASRILDESGMPLSLENWYIPGLPVNIGLLGSLAMTLNPTRASFRYDHSTSSIVLDWPSDGVTDSNDALRAVHNHITQANGVNVGFPPFAADVNSTFTAHPLGGAVLGLATDTYGRVHGHNGLYVVDAAVIPGSTGTVNPSLTVTALAERAIENIITRGS; encoded by the coding sequence GTGGTACCGATCTCAGGTCCCGGAAATTTACAATACCCCTCCCCCGCGCCTGAGCACAGCCACAACCTGGTGATCGGTAGCGGCTTTGGGGCCAGCGTGACCGCCCTTCGACTGGCCGAATCCGGCTCACGGGTCACCATGCTGGAGCGTGGATCACGTTGGCCGCGAGATCCCTGGCGCAAAATTTTCTCCAACGATACCTTCCCCGATGGCCGCGCGCAGTGGTTTAGAAACTCATTTACCGGGCTTAATGGAATTCCCGTGTACTTCGACAGGTTTGGTGGGGTTCTTGACGTCACCCAGTACCAGCAGATGCAGGTGTGGCGCGGAGCTGCCGTGGGAGGAGGCTCAATCGTCTTTACCGGGGTGCTGATCCAGCCCGAACGTCGCTTCTTCGACTCGGTTTTTACCGGGCGTGTGAACTACGACGAGATGGACCAAAAATACTATCCCCTCGCGCGAAAAATGCTCGACGCTTCCCCCGTGCCGCCGGACATCTACAGTACCGCGCCATTTGGGCACTCGCGCGTCTGGGATGCTCAGGCCGCGCAGGCCGGCTACACCCCCAACCGCTCGACTCCATCTTTAAGTGGAATACCGTTCGCCAGGAGCTCGCCCTCCGCTCGCGAGCATCAGCCACTATCGGAGAGAGCAACTACGGTAACTCAAACGGCACAAAGTACGACCTCACTTCAAAACTACCTGGCCCAGGCCGAGGCCACCTCGCGAGTCACCATCCATCCTCGCCACGTGGTGCGGGCGATCGCGCAACAGACAGACGGAAAGTTTTGGGTTCAGGTGGACATCGTTGAACCCGATGGCACCCTCACCCGCTCCCGCACTCTCACCTGCAACAGGCTCTTCCTTGGCGCGGGTTCCATCGGCACCTCGGAACTTCTTGTGAGAGCACGTAGCCTGGGCACGCTGCCCCGGCTGAATCAGCACGTGGGAGAGGGCTGGGGAAACAATGGAGATGCCGCTCTGATGCGAACCTTCTCACTCTCGCCGGGCCTCACCCAGGCCTCCCCCTCCGCCTCGCGTATCCTTGACGAGTCCGGGATGCCCCTCAGCCTCGAAAACTGGTACATTCCGGGCCTTCCCGTGAACATTGGCCTTCTCGGGTCTCTTGCGATGACCCTCAACCCCACCCGGGCCTCGTTCAGATACGACCACTCCACCAGCAGCATTGTACTGGACTGGCCCAGCGACGGAGTCACCGATTCAAACGATGCACTGCGCGCGGTTCACAATCACATCACCCAAGCCAACGGGGTGAACGTGGGATTTCCTCCGTTTGCCGCCGATGTGAACTCAACCTTTACCGCGCATCCGCTGGGTGGGGCCGTTCTTGGCCTTGCAACCGATACCTACGGTCGAGTGCACGGGCATAACGGCCTTTATGTGGTTGATGCCGCCGTGATTCCCGGCAGCACCGGAACGGTCAATCCGTCACTCACCGTCACGGCCCTGGCAGAACGAGCGATAGAAAACATCATCACGCGGGGCTCCTAA
- a CDS encoding ABC transporter ATP-binding protein: MNSQSTVEVSNLTKRYDKRSVLDGVGFEIRPAEIFGLLGPNGAGKSTTIEILEGYRSRDGGSVRVLDADPQTAGLEWRSRIGIVGQSSPDFGVFTVAEQVRYFSRFYPNARPVDEVLRLVGLEDRASVRINKLSGGQRRRVDVAIGIVGRPHLLFLDEPTTGFDPEARHQFWQLIRQLRDEGTTILLTTHYLDEAAELCDHLAVLTRGTIVHSGTVDTLGGEHSRIPLVRWKDASGNSHEQRTTEPTRLVHELAKQQVVGGMSAAEAMGEIPFLEIVRPSLEDVYLSLIGTEASTEKDTVPTTEKRTS; the protein is encoded by the coding sequence GTGAACTCTCAGTCAACAGTTGAGGTGAGTAATCTCACCAAAAGATACGATAAGCGAAGCGTTTTAGACGGGGTAGGTTTTGAGATCCGTCCCGCCGAAATATTTGGGTTACTCGGGCCAAACGGTGCCGGAAAAAGCACAACGATTGAGATCCTCGAGGGGTATCGGTCGCGTGACGGAGGCTCTGTGCGGGTGCTTGATGCAGACCCCCAAACAGCGGGACTCGAGTGGCGGTCACGCATCGGAATTGTGGGGCAGAGCAGCCCGGATTTTGGGGTATTCACGGTTGCCGAACAGGTGAGATATTTTTCTCGCTTCTACCCCAATGCCCGACCCGTAGACGAGGTTCTGCGGCTGGTGGGCCTTGAAGATCGCGCCAGCGTGCGGATCAATAAGCTTTCCGGTGGGCAGCGACGTCGAGTGGACGTGGCGATTGGTATTGTGGGTCGCCCCCACCTGCTCTTTCTTGATGAGCCGACCACCGGGTTTGATCCCGAGGCGCGGCATCAGTTCTGGCAGCTTATCCGTCAGCTACGCGACGAGGGGACCACAATACTCCTGACCACCCACTATCTGGACGAGGCGGCCGAACTGTGTGACCACCTGGCTGTTCTTACCCGGGGGACCATAGTGCACTCGGGAACCGTGGACACCCTCGGTGGTGAGCACTCACGGATTCCCCTTGTTCGCTGGAAGGATGCGTCCGGAAATAGTCACGAGCAACGCACCACCGAGCCAACCCGGCTTGTTCACGAGTTAGCTAAGCAGCAGGTTGTGGGTGGCATGTCGGCAGCGGAGGCGATGGGTGAGATTCCGTTTCTTGAGATCGTACGTCCGAGCCTGGAGGATGTGTACCTTTCGCTTATCGGTACAGAGGCATCTACTGAGAAAGACACGGTCCCCACTACAGAAAAGAGAACGTCATGA
- a CDS encoding aldo/keto reductase — translation MAEKITPSVPHVELNNKTRIPQLGFGVFLVDPPEAQRVVTDALELGYRHIDTAAIYKNEEGVGRAIAASALPREDLFITTKLWNTDQGKDTTLPAFEASLDRLGLDYVDLYLVHWPAPQRDTYVESYRVLEGILDSGRARAIGVSNFLIPHLERLLAETGVVPAVNQIELHPYYQRRDLVEFGRSRGIHTEAWGPLSQGKSALLEDPMITAIAAKHGKTPAQVVLRWHIQRGIIVFPKTTSRARAAENFDLFDFELTPDEQAAITNLERDLRLGADPLEVN, via the coding sequence ATGGCTGAAAAAATCACTCCCTCGGTTCCTCATGTTGAGCTCAACAATAAAACTCGTATCCCTCAGCTCGGCTTTGGTGTTTTTCTTGTGGACCCGCCTGAGGCGCAGCGCGTGGTCACCGATGCCCTCGAGCTGGGGTATCGTCACATCGATACCGCCGCGATTTACAAAAACGAGGAGGGTGTGGGGCGCGCGATTGCCGCATCTGCACTACCTCGAGAAGACCTCTTCATTACCACCAAGCTGTGGAACACAGACCAGGGTAAAGACACGACTTTGCCCGCCTTTGAAGCTAGTCTAGACAGGCTCGGTCTCGACTACGTCGATCTTTATCTCGTGCATTGGCCCGCGCCGCAGCGCGACACCTACGTTGAGTCGTATCGGGTTCTTGAGGGCATCCTCGACTCGGGCCGTGCCCGGGCCATCGGCGTTTCGAATTTCCTCATTCCCCACTTGGAACGACTTCTCGCCGAAACCGGTGTGGTTCCGGCGGTGAATCAAATTGAACTTCACCCCTATTATCAGCGTCGTGATTTGGTTGAGTTTGGCCGTTCCCGAGGCATCCACACCGAGGCCTGGGGTCCGCTCTCGCAGGGAAAATCCGCTCTTCTCGAAGACCCTATGATAACGGCTATTGCCGCGAAGCACGGCAAGACCCCGGCTCAGGTTGTGCTGCGCTGGCACATCCAACGGGGTATTATCGTGTTCCCCAAAACAACAAGCAGAGCGCGCGCTGCTGAAAACTTCGATCTTTTTGACTTTGAACTCACCCCGGATGAGCAGGCGGCAATCACGAACCTTGAGAGGGATCTGCGTCTGGGAGCCGACCCGCTCGAGGTCAACTAA
- a CDS encoding sulfurtransferase → MSTTLPEIPDSPLVSVQWLYDHLGADDIVILDASAFPVDGPGGKPLYVSGDEEYLVGGHLPGAIFADVITELSDPTTGYAFSRPSAQRFAAAVGALGITNTTSVIVYDSSLGHFAARVWWLFRAFGYDRVAVLDGGLKAWIAADFPLEFGHVEPRTAQFTATERPELWVDKEFVERVVNGTEHATLVCGLPPREFTGEVAPRLRPGHIPGSVSVPVVRLLDKSTNTFLDRESLADRLGEATLADHVVTYCGGGIAAAADALALTLIGHSRVSLYDGSLDEWVSDPGAPLVTHAG, encoded by the coding sequence ATGAGTACGACACTTCCAGAGATACCCGACAGCCCCCTCGTTTCAGTCCAGTGGCTATACGATCACCTGGGTGCCGACGATATCGTTATTCTCGATGCCTCTGCCTTCCCCGTAGACGGACCGGGAGGAAAACCGCTCTATGTGAGCGGGGATGAAGAATATCTAGTCGGCGGTCACCTCCCCGGCGCTATTTTTGCCGATGTCATTACGGAGCTTTCCGACCCCACCACAGGGTACGCTTTTAGCAGGCCCAGCGCTCAAAGGTTCGCTGCAGCAGTGGGGGCGCTCGGTATCACCAACACCACGAGCGTTATCGTTTATGACAGTAGCCTGGGCCATTTTGCGGCACGGGTGTGGTGGCTGTTTCGAGCCTTCGGTTATGACCGAGTAGCCGTTCTTGACGGGGGATTAAAAGCGTGGATTGCTGCGGACTTCCCGCTTGAGTTCGGTCATGTTGAGCCCCGCACCGCGCAGTTTACGGCCACGGAGCGTCCCGAACTCTGGGTAGATAAAGAGTTTGTGGAGAGGGTCGTGAACGGGACAGAGCATGCCACCCTCGTGTGTGGGCTACCGCCCCGCGAGTTCACCGGTGAGGTGGCCCCACGTTTGCGCCCCGGCCACATACCGGGTAGCGTGAGCGTCCCCGTCGTCCGCCTACTCGACAAGTCCACCAACACTTTTCTCGACAGGGAAAGCCTCGCCGACCGTCTTGGAGAGGCAACCCTCGCGGATCACGTTGTCACCTACTGCGGGGGAGGAATAGCGGCCGCCGCAGATGCCCTCGCCCTCACTCTCATTGGTCACAGCAGGGTTTCACTCTACGATGGCTCGCTCGACGAGTGGGTCAGCGACCCCGGAGCACCGCTTGTGACCCACGCGGGTTAA
- the hrpA gene encoding ATP-dependent RNA helicase HrpA: MSPANSTDTTITFPPELPVSMLREEIADTIRANQVVIVAGETGSGKTTQLPKIALSLGRTSIAHTQPRRIAARTIAERIAEELGDTLGNRVGYQVRFTDRSSAHTQIKVMTDGILLNEIHSDRDLSRYDTIIIDEAHERSLNIDFLLGYMKTLLPRRPDLRVIITSATIDPQSFSRHFNDAPVIEVSGRTYPVEIRYRPLVDEALEPEAAGSTPHRKQSLSPAKTAAAEPDLFDSIGEALSELSRESPGDVLVFLSGESEIRDASDAIEGHIRAGRLSANTEVLPLYGRLSAAEQHRVFERPRGSGAQRRIVLATNVAETSLTVPGIRYVIDAGTARISRYSARSKVQRLPIEAVSQASANQRSGRSGRTSPGIAIRLYSEEDFLGRPEFTEPEILRTGLASVILQMISLGLGNVSDFPFLTPPDSRGIKDGIDLLSELGAIHAGTGHKTSDHKTPDHNATNHKGTNHKPSDPGRATGNLTLTAVGRSLARLPIEPRFARMVIESRKQGVSREVLAIVAGLTIQDVRERPTEKRELADAAHARFIDKTSDFITLLNLWNYLEEKREELSSSAFRRLCRAEYLNYLRVREWSDLYRQLRQMAKPLKLSVGAPSTDADGIHRSILTGLLSHLGVQDTRSGSPAGGGRQKAPRRPQMEYIGSRNTKFVIFPGSALAKKPPPALMAVEFVETSRLFARSNAAINPAWAEEFAGPLLKRSIGEPHWEKKQGAAVAYERVTLFGVPIVERRRVQYARFDQAHARELFIRHALVDGEWNSPQQFDRDNRHLREELEQLEERSRRRDILQGDEAVFEFYDSRIPEDVVSTRSFEGWWKKTRRDTPDLLTMQRHDLIQQDQDSGVDEKEFPREWHQGDQRLSISYRFEPGATDDGVTITVPLPLLPQVEGSDFERLVPGLRLDLVTALIKSLPKNIRRGVVPAADWAQKLLERMGDSADNSTNGSLTEQLAVEIQRVVGLPVTRADFDLERIPEHLRPSFHVVDHRGKTIARGKNLRKLQTSHARSSRESVTKVTTGSAPTHAIERRAITAWDFGDLERVVESRHGGGVVRAYPALVESAGTVDIRLVTTSEEQHRSSRQGLRRLLVLSAPSPVSYLQNHLSQNEKLLLASSPYRSINAVMEDVCLAVADAAITQNTTDGLVWSQAEFERIRTIFSAQLIDSAYTTVATATAVLGAVRDAHRAIEKNTSIHLLPALTDAREQLAQLVYDGFISRTGTAQLPRLTVYSQAVTFRIGKLVENPGRDRVWMTEVQTLTDKYRQIGGQLPSAPDAPEQLNEIRWMLEEFRVNLFAQHLKTAGTVSAQRITKAIAAYNTP, from the coding sequence ATGAGCCCCGCCAATTCCACCGATACAACGATCACTTTCCCGCCGGAGCTTCCCGTGAGCATGCTCCGGGAGGAGATTGCCGACACGATCCGCGCGAACCAGGTTGTGATCGTTGCGGGGGAAACCGGTTCCGGAAAAACCACCCAACTTCCCAAAATCGCGCTGAGCCTCGGCCGCACGAGCATAGCGCACACCCAGCCCCGGCGGATCGCCGCGCGAACCATTGCCGAACGCATAGCGGAGGAACTGGGCGACACGCTCGGCAATCGCGTGGGATACCAGGTGCGCTTCACTGACCGCTCCAGCGCCCACACTCAGATCAAGGTGATGACCGACGGAATCCTGCTCAACGAGATTCATAGCGACCGCGACCTGAGCCGATACGACACCATCATTATTGATGAGGCCCACGAGCGCAGCCTCAATATCGATTTTCTCCTGGGATACATGAAGACCCTGCTGCCGAGACGCCCCGACCTCCGCGTGATCATCACCTCGGCGACAATTGATCCCCAGAGCTTTTCCCGACACTTTAACGACGCCCCCGTTATCGAGGTTTCGGGGCGAACCTACCCCGTGGAGATTCGCTATCGCCCCCTCGTTGACGAGGCTCTAGAACCCGAGGCGGCGGGTTCCACACCGCATCGAAAGCAATCACTATCTCCCGCAAAAACGGCTGCCGCGGAGCCAGATCTCTTTGACTCAATTGGTGAGGCCCTGAGCGAGCTCTCGCGTGAGTCCCCCGGAGACGTCCTGGTGTTTCTCAGCGGGGAAAGCGAGATCAGAGACGCCTCCGACGCTATTGAGGGTCACATCCGCGCGGGGCGGCTCTCTGCAAACACCGAGGTTCTCCCGCTCTACGGTCGGCTCTCCGCCGCCGAGCAGCACCGAGTTTTCGAAAGGCCCCGCGGATCGGGTGCACAGAGGCGCATCGTGCTGGCCACAAACGTGGCCGAGACCAGCCTCACCGTTCCGGGGATTCGCTACGTGATTGATGCGGGAACCGCGCGCATCTCACGATACAGTGCCCGCTCCAAGGTGCAGCGGTTGCCGATTGAGGCGGTCTCTCAGGCATCCGCCAATCAGCGATCGGGGCGCAGCGGTCGCACCAGCCCCGGAATTGCCATCCGTCTCTACTCCGAGGAAGATTTTCTGGGGCGACCGGAGTTTACCGAACCGGAGATCCTCCGAACCGGCCTCGCCTCCGTGATCCTGCAGATGATCTCTCTGGGGCTGGGGAACGTGTCCGACTTTCCGTTTCTCACGCCACCGGATTCACGCGGCATTAAAGACGGGATCGACCTACTCAGCGAGCTGGGTGCAATCCACGCGGGCACAGGTCACAAAACCTCGGACCACAAGACTCCCGATCACAACGCCACGAATCACAAGGGCACGAATCACAAGCCCTCGGATCCCGGGAGGGCTACGGGCAACCTCACCCTCACGGCGGTGGGCCGCAGCCTGGCCCGCCTCCCCATCGAACCGCGCTTCGCCCGAATGGTGATCGAATCGAGGAAACAGGGGGTGTCCCGAGAGGTTCTTGCGATCGTTGCGGGGCTCACCATCCAGGATGTTCGCGAACGTCCCACCGAAAAGCGTGAGCTTGCGGATGCCGCCCACGCCCGCTTCATCGACAAGACGAGCGACTTTATCACTCTGCTTAACCTGTGGAACTACCTGGAGGAGAAGCGAGAAGAACTCTCATCGAGCGCGTTTCGACGCCTGTGCCGAGCGGAGTATCTCAACTATCTGCGGGTACGGGAGTGGAGCGACCTTTACCGCCAGCTCCGCCAAATGGCCAAACCGCTGAAGCTCAGCGTTGGTGCCCCAAGTACGGATGCCGACGGCATTCACCGCTCTATACTCACGGGGCTGCTCTCGCACCTTGGAGTACAGGACACGCGCTCCGGCAGCCCCGCAGGCGGCGGGCGACAGAAAGCTCCCCGCAGACCGCAGATGGAGTACATTGGTTCGCGCAACACCAAGTTTGTAATCTTTCCCGGTTCCGCGCTCGCCAAGAAACCGCCGCCCGCCCTCATGGCGGTTGAGTTTGTGGAGACCTCCCGCCTTTTTGCCCGCAGCAACGCCGCGATTAACCCGGCCTGGGCCGAGGAGTTTGCCGGCCCCCTGCTCAAGCGCAGCATCGGCGAGCCGCACTGGGAAAAGAAGCAGGGCGCGGCGGTAGCCTACGAGAGAGTCACCCTCTTTGGTGTTCCCATAGTGGAGAGGCGCAGGGTGCAGTACGCACGCTTTGATCAGGCCCACGCCCGCGAACTGTTTATCCGGCACGCACTGGTTGACGGGGAGTGGAATTCTCCCCAGCAATTTGACCGAGACAATCGGCACCTCCGCGAGGAACTAGAACAGTTGGAGGAGCGCTCTCGCCGCCGCGACATCCTTCAGGGTGACGAGGCCGTCTTTGAGTTTTACGATTCACGGATCCCCGAAGATGTTGTGTCCACCCGCAGCTTTGAGGGGTGGTGGAAGAAAACTCGGCGCGACACCCCCGATCTGCTCACCATGCAGCGCCACGATCTGATCCAACAAGATCAGGATTCCGGGGTGGACGAAAAGGAGTTTCCGCGCGAGTGGCACCAGGGAGATCAACGGCTCTCGATCAGCTATCGCTTTGAACCGGGGGCCACGGATGACGGGGTGACGATCACGGTGCCGCTCCCGTTGCTTCCCCAGGTGGAGGGTTCCGACTTTGAAAGGCTCGTCCCGGGGCTTCGCCTCGACCTGGTCACCGCCCTCATTAAATCTCTACCAAAAAACATCCGTCGGGGGGTTGTTCCCGCCGCCGATTGGGCCCAGAAGCTCCTCGAGCGAATGGGAGACTCCGCCGATAATAGCACCAACGGTTCCCTCACCGAGCAATTGGCGGTCGAGATTCAGCGGGTGGTGGGGCTTCCCGTTACCCGCGCAGACTTTGATCTTGAACGCATTCCGGAACACCTGCGACCGTCTTTTCACGTGGTTGACCACAGGGGCAAAACGATTGCCCGGGGCAAAAATCTGCGTAAGCTGCAAACCTCACACGCCCGTTCCTCGCGCGAGAGCGTCACAAAGGTCACCACGGGTTCCGCTCCCACCCACGCTATCGAGCGCCGCGCCATCACCGCGTGGGACTTTGGTGACCTCGAACGGGTTGTCGAGTCGCGGCACGGCGGCGGTGTGGTTCGCGCGTATCCCGCCCTGGTGGAATCAGCGGGTACAGTGGATATTCGCTTGGTCACCACCTCCGAGGAACAGCACCGCAGCAGCAGGCAGGGCCTGCGACGCCTGCTCGTCTTGAGCGCACCCTCCCCCGTCTCTTACCTGCAAAATCATCTCAGCCAAAACGAGAAACTCTTACTCGCGTCGAGCCCCTACCGCAGCATCAACGCGGTGATGGAGGATGTGTGCCTTGCCGTTGCGGACGCCGCCATTACCCAGAACACCACAGACGGACTGGTCTGGTCGCAGGCAGAGTTTGAACGCATCCGCACTATTTTCTCTGCACAGCTCATCGACTCCGCCTACACCACCGTTGCAACCGCAACCGCCGTGCTGGGAGCGGTCCGCGACGCCCACCGGGCCATCGAAAAAAACACCAGCATCCATCTGCTTCCGGCTCTCACCGACGCTCGAGAACAGCTCGCCCAGCTGGTCTACGACGGTTTCATCTCGCGCACCGGAACAGCACAGCTCCCACGCCTCACTGTTTACTCCCAGGCCGTTACCTTCCGGATAGGCAAGCTGGTAGAAAACCCCGGCAGGGACCGCGTGTGGATGACCGAAGTCCAAACGCTCACAGACAAGTATCGACAGATCGGCGGACAGCTTCCTTCTGCGCCCGATGCGCCTGAGCAACTCAATGAGATTCGCTGGATGCTCGAGGAATTCCGCGTCAACCTCTTTGCACAGCACCTCAAGACCGCAGGAACCGTCTCGGCACAGCGCATCACCAAAGCAATCGCCGCTTACAACACCCCGTAG
- a CDS encoding ABC transporter permease, with the protein MSTQERAFSATGVGRTVSLGISQVGYELRRYSRSTGQVFFTFFFPSLMFLLLATAFSGMGEVGVQPDGTGGISQAAYFLPGMLASGILLSGVQGLGIDIAVERSAGTLKQLGGTPLSPTSYMIGKVGLVLVSGIVQAALLLGIAFFVYRVELPTEPSQWLTFAWIFVLGILTSTILGVAISALPRGSQDASAIIVPIVLVQQFISGVYIPFYVLPEWLQNVASVFPLKWIAQGMRSVFFPEHFASMEQNGEWGLGWIALALLLWAVIGFVFTRLTFRWVRAR; encoded by the coding sequence ATGAGTACACAGGAACGAGCGTTTTCTGCCACGGGGGTGGGTCGTACCGTCTCGCTGGGAATAAGCCAAGTGGGATACGAACTGCGTCGCTACTCTCGATCAACCGGCCAGGTTTTCTTCACTTTCTTTTTCCCCTCCCTCATGTTTCTTCTTTTGGCGACGGCCTTTAGCGGCATGGGTGAGGTCGGTGTGCAGCCCGATGGTACGGGCGGGATAAGCCAGGCGGCCTATTTCTTGCCTGGAATGTTGGCCTCAGGAATTCTTCTGAGCGGTGTTCAGGGTCTGGGGATCGATATTGCTGTTGAGCGTTCCGCGGGAACTCTCAAACAATTGGGCGGCACCCCGCTCTCGCCCACGAGCTACATGATTGGTAAGGTCGGTCTTGTCCTTGTGAGTGGAATTGTGCAGGCCGCGCTCCTCCTGGGAATCGCTTTCTTTGTTTATCGGGTTGAGCTTCCCACGGAGCCGTCCCAGTGGCTCACGTTCGCCTGGATCTTCGTTCTGGGTATTTTGACAAGCACGATATTGGGAGTGGCTATTTCGGCCCTTCCTCGGGGGAGCCAGGATGCCAGTGCAATAATCGTCCCCATCGTTCTAGTTCAGCAGTTTATTTCCGGCGTGTATATTCCCTTTTATGTGCTGCCAGAGTGGTTGCAGAACGTTGCTTCTGTATTTCCTCTGAAGTGGATTGCACAGGGCATGCGCAGCGTGTTTTTTCCCGAGCACTTTGCTTCTATGGAGCAGAACGGGGAGTGGGGTCTGGGCTGGATAGCACTTGCACTGCTGCTCTGGGCCGTGATTGGCTTTGTGTTTACGCGTCTCACATTCCGTTGGGTGCGTGCGCGCTGA